A portion of the Ptiloglossa arizonensis isolate GNS036 chromosome 11, iyPtiAriz1_principal, whole genome shotgun sequence genome contains these proteins:
- the Eas gene encoding ethanolamine kinase 1 isoform X1 has protein sequence MDQICEEPHLDVTINENEIVDGAKEVIKRIRPMWPLDKLNFKIFTDGITNKLIGVWYSKHYNDMVLVRVYGHKTDLLINRKDETRNIRILNKAGFTHSIYATFNNGLAYQFIEGTTLTTETVRNPIVYTLIAKRMAQMHKLKPDSAEISKEAFIWDKIEKFMDIMPKKFSDDFKQARFEKLIKPINVLKQNYQLLKKTLLDLHSEVVFAHNDLLLGNVLYNQKENIVTFIDFEYTAYNYQAFDIANHFAEFAGIDNPDYSLYPEDELQKTWLSIYLQEYNNVNYVPENEINLLYVQVNKFVLLSHFFWGCWGLIQSEHSTIDFDFLEYAAIRFNEYFKWKEEHLCMKL, from the exons ATGGACCAAATATGCGAAGAACCACATCTTGATGTAacaataaatgaaaatgaaattgtcGATGGTGCCAAAGAAGTAATTAAAAGAATTAGACCAATGTGGCCTTTGGATAAGTTAAATtttaag atATTTACTGATGGGATTACAAATAAACTTATAGGAGTGTGGTATTCTAAACATTACAATGATATGGTTTTGGTCAGGGTGTATGGACATAAAACAGATTTGCTTATTAATCGTAAGGATGAAACAAGAAATATTCGA ATATTAAACAAAGCAGGTTTTACACATTCAATTTATGCCACATTTAATAATGGTTTAGCTTATCAGTTTATTGAAGGTACTACACTTACAACAGAAACGGTAAGAAATCCTATTGTGTATACTTTAATTGCTAAGAGAATGGCTCAGATGCATAAACTGAAACCTGATAGTGCTGAGATATCTAAAGAAGCATTTATTTgggataaaatagaaaaatttatggATATTATGCCAAAAAAATTTTCTGATGATTTCAAACAGGCAAG atttgagaaactcataaaacCAATTAATgtattaaaacaaaattatcaGCTTTTAAAGAAGACACTTCTAGATTTGCATAGTGAAGTAGTCTTTGCCCATAATGATTTGCTTTTAGGAAATGTACTTTACAATCAAAAGGAAAACATTGTTACATTTATTGATTTTGAATACACCGCATATAATTATCAAGCTTTTGATATAGCTAACCATTTTGCAGAGTTTGCAG GTATTGATAATCCTGATTATTCTTTATATCCTGAAGATGAATTACAAAAAACATGGTTAAGTATATATCTTCAGGAATACAATAATGTAAACTATGTAcctgaaaatgaaattaatttactgTATGTGcaagtaaataaatttgttcttttGTCACACTTTTTTTGGGGTTGTTGGGGACTTATACAAAGTGAACATTCAACAATTGACTTTGATTTTTTAGA
- the Eas gene encoding ethanolamine kinase 1 isoform X2 produces the protein MVLVRVYGHKTDLLINRKDETRNIRILNKAGFTHSIYATFNNGLAYQFIEGTTLTTETVRNPIVYTLIAKRMAQMHKLKPDSAEISKEAFIWDKIEKFMDIMPKKFSDDFKQARFEKLIKPINVLKQNYQLLKKTLLDLHSEVVFAHNDLLLGNVLYNQKENIVTFIDFEYTAYNYQAFDIANHFAEFAGIDNPDYSLYPEDELQKTWLSIYLQEYNNVNYVPENEINLLYVQVNKFVLLSHFFWGCWGLIQSEHSTIDFDFLEYAAIRFNEYFKWKEEHLCMKL, from the exons ATGGTTTTGGTCAGGGTGTATGGACATAAAACAGATTTGCTTATTAATCGTAAGGATGAAACAAGAAATATTCGA ATATTAAACAAAGCAGGTTTTACACATTCAATTTATGCCACATTTAATAATGGTTTAGCTTATCAGTTTATTGAAGGTACTACACTTACAACAGAAACGGTAAGAAATCCTATTGTGTATACTTTAATTGCTAAGAGAATGGCTCAGATGCATAAACTGAAACCTGATAGTGCTGAGATATCTAAAGAAGCATTTATTTgggataaaatagaaaaatttatggATATTATGCCAAAAAAATTTTCTGATGATTTCAAACAGGCAAG atttgagaaactcataaaacCAATTAATgtattaaaacaaaattatcaGCTTTTAAAGAAGACACTTCTAGATTTGCATAGTGAAGTAGTCTTTGCCCATAATGATTTGCTTTTAGGAAATGTACTTTACAATCAAAAGGAAAACATTGTTACATTTATTGATTTTGAATACACCGCATATAATTATCAAGCTTTTGATATAGCTAACCATTTTGCAGAGTTTGCAG GTATTGATAATCCTGATTATTCTTTATATCCTGAAGATGAATTACAAAAAACATGGTTAAGTATATATCTTCAGGAATACAATAATGTAAACTATGTAcctgaaaatgaaattaatttactgTATGTGcaagtaaataaatttgttcttttGTCACACTTTTTTTGGGGTTGTTGGGGACTTATACAAAGTGAACATTCAACAATTGACTTTGATTTTTTAGA